A stretch of Myroides oncorhynchi DNA encodes these proteins:
- the pafA gene encoding alkaline phosphatase PafA, producing MKIKTTLFAAVGCMLSLSAMASGTLPKPKLVVGVVVDQMRWDYLYKYYDRYSDNGFKRLLNEGFSSENTYIDYVPTYTAIGHSTIYTGSVPAIHGIAGNDFIMQATGENMYCTQDDNVEGVGGGAGKIGKQSPKNLLVSTVTDQLRLATNFQSKVVGIAIKDRGGILPAGHFANAAYWLDGTTGDWITSTYYMNDLPKWVKSFNKEKLADKYFKQGWSTLYPIKSYVLSTSDDNVYEEPFKGEDKPVFPRNLVKLKKDNGYDLIKATPFGNSLTLDFAKAAIDSEDLGANPAGVTDFLAVSLSSTDYVGHQFAINSIEIEDTYLRLDADLAEFLTYLDKKVGKGNYTFFLTADHGAAHNPKYFQDIKGNAGYFNTSEARKILNEKLEKKFAQKDIIKSLTNYQVHLNNALVEEKELDEEDIREYIVKEMKKLEGIAFVTDMDEAATAAIPQKIRERIINGYNIKRSGVIQYILEPQWFSGKKDGKGTTHGTWGSYDAHIPAVFMGWGVKQGKTTRETHMTDIAPTIAEILKIEVPNGNIGTPIHEAINVK from the coding sequence ATGAAAATCAAAACAACCTTATTTGCAGCAGTAGGCTGTATGTTATCATTGTCAGCGATGGCAAGTGGAACATTACCGAAACCAAAACTAGTAGTAGGAGTAGTAGTTGACCAGATGAGATGGGATTACTTATATAAATACTATGATCGTTATTCAGATAATGGTTTCAAGCGTTTATTAAATGAAGGGTTTTCTAGTGAGAATACATATATTGACTATGTTCCAACATATACAGCTATAGGTCATAGTACTATCTATACAGGTAGTGTGCCAGCAATACACGGTATTGCCGGAAATGATTTTATTATGCAGGCGACGGGTGAAAACATGTACTGTACACAAGATGATAACGTAGAAGGTGTTGGTGGAGGAGCTGGTAAGATTGGAAAACAATCTCCAAAGAATTTATTAGTTTCGACTGTAACTGATCAATTGAGATTAGCGACTAACTTCCAATCAAAAGTAGTAGGTATTGCTATTAAAGATAGAGGTGGGATTCTGCCTGCAGGACACTTTGCTAATGCTGCTTATTGGTTGGATGGTACTACAGGTGATTGGATTACAAGTACATATTATATGAACGACCTTCCTAAGTGGGTAAAATCTTTTAACAAGGAGAAATTAGCTGATAAATACTTTAAACAAGGTTGGAGTACATTGTACCCTATCAAGTCGTATGTATTAAGTACAAGTGATGATAATGTATATGAAGAACCTTTTAAAGGGGAAGATAAACCTGTGTTTCCACGTAACTTGGTAAAATTAAAAAAGGATAACGGATATGATTTAATTAAAGCTACTCCATTTGGTAACTCTTTGACACTTGATTTCGCTAAAGCAGCTATAGACAGTGAAGACTTAGGAGCTAACCCTGCAGGAGTAACAGACTTCTTAGCAGTTAGTCTATCTTCTACAGATTATGTGGGACACCAGTTTGCTATTAATTCTATTGAGATAGAGGATACTTATTTAAGATTAGATGCTGATTTAGCAGAGTTTTTAACTTACTTAGATAAGAAGGTAGGTAAAGGTAATTATACTTTCTTCTTAACAGCAGATCACGGAGCTGCTCATAATCCTAAGTACTTCCAAGATATCAAAGGTAATGCAGGATATTTTAATACAAGCGAGGCTAGAAAAATTCTAAATGAAAAACTTGAGAAGAAATTTGCTCAAAAAGATATCATAAAGAGTTTAACTAACTATCAAGTACATCTGAATAATGCTTTGGTAGAGGAGAAAGAATTGGATGAAGAAGATATCAGAGAGTATATCGTGAAAGAGATGAAGAAATTAGAAGGAATTGCTTTTGTGACTGATATGGATGAAGCGGCTACAGCAGCCATTCCTCAGAAAATACGCGAGCGTATCATTAATGGATATAATATTAAGAGAAGCGGAGTTATTCAATATATTTTAGAACCACAATGGTTTAGTGGAAAAAAAGATGGTAAAGGAACAACGCATGGTACTTGGGGGTCTTATGATGCACATATTCCAGCTGTATTTATGGGATGGGGTGTTAAACAAGGTAAAACTACACGTGAAACACATATGACAGATATTGCTCCAACAATAGCTGAAATACTAAAAATAGAGGTTCCTAATGGAAATATCGGAACACCTATTCATGAAGCTATAAATGTAAAATAA
- a CDS encoding RagB/SusD family nutrient uptake outer membrane protein, with product MKIKYIKYVLLSTVLTLGSCSKDYLDTFPTNATSPETAFKTTESVTMAVNGLAKLMTAQHTSQGFNGEGTIKLFYGEYSGSNFRRDDNRLMNQVNGLNMSNNDISYNNYPWHYYYMLVTNANAIIANVDAASGPENERKYLKAQALTYRAYAFTMLNQIYGHRWQDAEKGTKKSIILRLHPDDPKAMPLATQNDVYAQIYKDLDDAIRLFDESKYKRSASLNYLVDSNVSHAVYARAALIKQDYAVALREASLARKGYNLMNVNAYNAGFANPTSEWIWSSYGALEETLYFYSYQAYLAYNASTTVVRTMPGRISKEFYETIPATDIRKGLFLDPTGYDPSTYTAVSGIAKAKSPLDQDARTRFPDIKSNASVAAYMQFKVKANEMQGVGHLNHFRSSEMYFIEAEALHFLGRDSEAAKLLEELTKVSGRDASYTCSKSGKPLFDEIVKYRGIELWGEGFDWFDLKRWNLPIVRKEADKGGNYSTALGVTILPTENNNWTYVIPRQESDYNPNI from the coding sequence ATGAAAATTAAATATATAAAGTACGTATTATTATCTACAGTGTTAACCTTAGGTTCATGTAGTAAAGATTATTTGGATACATTTCCTACTAATGCTACTTCTCCAGAAACTGCATTTAAGACAACTGAAAGTGTAACAATGGCTGTTAATGGTTTAGCAAAACTGATGACAGCTCAACACACTAGTCAAGGTTTTAATGGTGAGGGGACAATCAAATTGTTTTATGGAGAATATTCTGGGAGTAATTTTAGAAGAGATGACAATAGATTGATGAATCAAGTTAATGGTTTAAACATGTCTAATAATGATATTAGTTATAATAATTATCCTTGGCATTATTATTACATGTTAGTGACTAATGCAAATGCAATTATTGCAAATGTTGATGCTGCTAGTGGACCTGAAAATGAAAGAAAATATTTGAAAGCTCAAGCTCTTACTTATCGTGCTTATGCATTTACGATGTTAAATCAGATCTACGGACATCGTTGGCAAGATGCTGAGAAAGGAACTAAAAAAAGTATTATTCTTCGACTACATCCTGATGATCCTAAAGCTATGCCTTTAGCTACTCAGAATGATGTGTATGCACAGATATATAAAGATTTAGATGATGCAATACGCTTGTTTGATGAAAGCAAGTATAAAAGATCTGCAAGTTTAAATTATTTAGTTGATTCTAATGTTTCTCATGCAGTTTATGCAAGGGCTGCATTAATAAAACAGGATTATGCTGTTGCTTTAAGAGAAGCTAGTTTAGCGAGAAAGGGATATAATCTAATGAATGTCAATGCTTATAATGCTGGGTTCGCAAATCCTACATCAGAATGGATATGGAGTAGTTATGGAGCTCTAGAAGAAACTTTATATTTCTATTCTTATCAAGCATATTTAGCGTATAATGCGAGTACTACTGTTGTTAGAACTATGCCAGGACGCATTAGTAAAGAATTTTATGAAACTATTCCTGCAACTGATATTCGCAAAGGCTTGTTTTTAGATCCAACTGGCTATGATCCTAGTACATATACTGCTGTGAGTGGAATTGCAAAAGCTAAGTCTCCTTTGGATCAAGATGCTAGAACACGTTTTCCTGATATTAAATCAAATGCATCTGTTGCTGCTTATATGCAGTTTAAAGTAAAAGCAAATGAGATGCAAGGAGTAGGTCATTTAAATCATTTCCGTTCATCTGAAATGTATTTTATAGAAGCCGAAGCATTACATTTCTTAGGGCGTGATTCTGAAGCTGCAAAATTACTAGAAGAGTTGACAAAAGTATCAGGTAGAGATGCAAGTTATACTTGTTCAAAATCAGGTAAACCTTTGTTTGATGAAATAGTTAAATATAGAGGAATAGAGTTATGGGGAGAAGGTTTTGACTGGTTTGACCTTAAACGTTGGAATCTACCTATTGTTAGAAAAGAGGCTGATAAAGGAGGAAATTATAGTACTGCTTTAGGTGTTACAATTTTACCAACAGAAAATAATAATTGGACTTATGTAATCCCTAGACAAGAATCAGATTATAACCCAAATATATAA
- a CDS encoding HAD family hydrolase, translated as MKPFKVVAFDADDTLWVNEPYFNDAEKQFCVLMEDYLTHQSISQILFKTQIDNLPLYGYGIKGFTLSMIEAAEIISKGTVSHKVITRIISIGKDLLTKPVELIDEVEDVLKELKGKYKLVVATKGDLKDQHRKLHKSGLGSYFHHIEVMTDKEELDYQKLLGRLDIKPEEFIMIGNSLRSDVLPVLELGGHAVHVPFHTTWLHEHIDHEIVHPNFTAITKLSEIRGILL; from the coding sequence ATGAAACCCTTTAAAGTAGTTGCTTTTGATGCAGATGATACCCTATGGGTAAATGAACCTTACTTTAATGATGCAGAGAAACAATTCTGTGTCTTAATGGAGGATTACCTAACACACCAAAGTATCTCACAGATATTATTCAAAACTCAAATAGATAACCTACCTCTTTATGGGTATGGGATTAAAGGCTTTACCTTATCCATGATAGAAGCTGCAGAGATAATATCTAAAGGCACTGTAAGTCACAAAGTAATAACTAGAATTATCTCTATTGGGAAAGATCTATTAACTAAACCAGTCGAGCTTATAGATGAAGTAGAAGATGTTTTGAAAGAACTTAAAGGAAAATATAAACTAGTAGTCGCTACTAAGGGTGATCTTAAAGATCAACACAGAAAGCTTCACAAATCAGGCTTAGGCTCTTACTTCCATCACATCGAAGTAATGACCGACAAAGAAGAACTAGATTATCAGAAGCTCCTAGGACGCCTTGATATCAAACCTGAAGAGTTTATCATGATAGGTAACTCACTAAGATCGGATGTTCTTCCTGTACTAGAATTAGGGGGGCACGCAGTACACGTCCCTTTTCACACAACTTGGCTGCACGAGCATATAGATCACGAGATTGTGCATCCTAACTTCACGGCTATCACTAAACTGTCTGAAATAAGAGGTATACTATTATAA
- a CDS encoding SusC/RagA family TonB-linked outer membrane protein encodes MKLKLYLTFSMLVLTSVVFAQAKKAITGSVKDTDGLPLIGATIVLEGTDFGTSADDNGIFTINAGEGDVLVVSYVFYETQKIRITSKSHYDVKLKEDSQILDDVVVVAYGTATKESVTGAIAVVDSNEITKRPGSSALGALEGAAPGIRVNNTSGQPGSDPTIRIRGFSSLTSNSPLLVVDGIAFEGNISDLNSNDIESMSVLKDASASTLYGNRASNGVVIITTKKASKGKGFFGVSLKQGLFTRGAAEYDKLGPNEFMETMWKANRNSLLANNSLADANRKASATLIPDYLLTNIYNLPGEQLFDDNGKIVPNAQILPGYAGDLDWFKPIERTGMYQDINMNGRVANEKGGAYFSGGFLNNESYLKHSDFKRFNFRVNADYQVNKAIKVGANVASSHQESSGLSASMDDNSTIANPFYFARNIAPIYPVYAHNPLSGDFLYDEHGNKIYDNGETTRKQLPGRHIVLETELNKQSSVRNTMNSQVFADFKFLEDFTFTVRGDLSVRNSEARKYDNALIGDGAPNGRSRRDIYREKTYSAQQLLNWNRSFGDHNVDVLVGHENFNNDYSYMYGMKTNQTFVGMDEWINFTEAGNIYDYTVKYRTEGFFSRAKYNYANKYFAEASFRRDGSSKFHKDNRWGNFWSLGGSWIVSAEDFFKVKQIDYLKLRASYGEVGADGGAGTYAYHALYALVKNGGKPALYKSQNGNPNLQWETSSSFNIGLDARLFNRANFTVEYFDKKSQNLLFDLTMPLSNGSISPGTAASTIKSNIGSIANRGIELSFDVDLIKTPDFKWNFGANATWLTNKITELPEENRKNGIISGDFLRVEGKSIYEFYLNDFVGVDQMTGDALYVVDDVKYNVNGSAPDKDVAKDLSEINGVVYTKNATYAKKRFAGSAIPKMEGSFNTSLSYKNFSFSALFTYSLGAKVYDYSYAGLMSAPTSPGAMHKDILGSWDGVPEGMTTTSPDRIDPNGLPVLDFTRSTLSSARSTRFMQNGDYLVIKNVSLAYDIPKDVVKKFGVSNLSLTASVENLATFTKLKGMNSQMSFAGQVMNSWVPPRTFIFGVNVGF; translated from the coding sequence ATGAAATTAAAACTTTACTTAACGTTTTCTATGCTTGTTTTAACAAGTGTAGTTTTTGCGCAAGCAAAAAAGGCAATTACAGGAAGTGTGAAGGACACAGATGGTTTGCCTTTAATAGGAGCGACAATTGTTCTTGAAGGTACAGATTTTGGTACTAGTGCCGATGATAACGGTATTTTTACTATTAATGCTGGAGAGGGAGATGTTCTTGTCGTTTCTTATGTGTTTTATGAGACACAAAAAATTAGAATAACATCAAAGTCACATTATGATGTAAAATTAAAAGAAGATAGTCAAATACTAGATGACGTAGTAGTGGTAGCTTATGGTACTGCAACTAAAGAGTCTGTAACTGGTGCTATAGCAGTGGTAGATAGTAACGAAATCACCAAAAGACCAGGCTCAAGTGCTTTAGGAGCATTAGAAGGAGCTGCTCCAGGTATCCGTGTAAACAATACTTCTGGTCAACCAGGTTCAGATCCAACTATTCGTATTCGTGGATTTTCATCTTTAACTTCAAATAGTCCATTATTAGTTGTAGATGGTATTGCATTTGAAGGAAATATTTCAGATTTAAACTCTAATGACATAGAAAGTATGTCTGTTTTAAAAGATGCTTCTGCTTCAACATTATATGGTAATAGAGCATCTAATGGAGTTGTTATTATTACTACAAAAAAAGCCTCTAAAGGTAAAGGTTTCTTTGGAGTAAGTTTAAAACAAGGGCTTTTTACTAGAGGGGCTGCAGAATACGATAAACTTGGTCCTAATGAGTTTATGGAGACTATGTGGAAAGCTAATAGGAATTCACTATTAGCAAATAATAGTTTAGCAGACGCAAATAGAAAAGCATCAGCAACACTAATACCAGATTATTTGTTAACTAATATTTATAATCTGCCAGGCGAGCAATTATTTGATGATAATGGAAAGATAGTTCCTAATGCTCAAATTTTACCAGGTTATGCAGGGGATCTAGATTGGTTTAAACCTATTGAAAGAACAGGGATGTACCAAGATATTAATATGAATGGACGAGTTGCTAATGAAAAAGGAGGAGCGTATTTCTCAGGAGGTTTTTTAAATAATGAAAGTTATTTGAAACATAGTGATTTTAAGCGTTTTAATTTTAGAGTTAATGCAGATTACCAGGTAAATAAGGCTATAAAAGTTGGAGCTAACGTTGCAAGTTCACATCAAGAATCAAGTGGATTATCAGCTTCTATGGATGATAATAGTACTATTGCAAATCCATTTTATTTCGCACGTAATATCGCACCTATTTACCCTGTATATGCACATAATCCTCTAAGTGGTGATTTTCTGTATGATGAGCATGGAAATAAGATTTATGATAATGGTGAAACTACACGTAAACAATTACCAGGAAGACATATTGTTTTGGAGACAGAGTTGAATAAACAATCGAGTGTTAGAAACACTATGAACTCTCAAGTTTTTGCAGACTTTAAGTTTTTAGAAGACTTTACTTTTACTGTTAGAGGAGATTTAAGTGTTAGAAATAGTGAGGCAAGAAAATATGATAATGCATTAATTGGAGATGGTGCTCCAAACGGACGCTCTAGAAGAGATATTTATAGAGAAAAAACATATAGCGCACAACAATTATTAAATTGGAATAGAAGTTTTGGGGATCATAACGTTGATGTATTAGTAGGTCATGAGAATTTCAATAATGATTACAGTTATATGTATGGAATGAAAACTAATCAAACATTCGTAGGAATGGATGAGTGGATAAACTTTACAGAAGCAGGTAATATATATGATTATACTGTAAAATATAGAACGGAAGGTTTTTTCTCTAGAGCAAAGTATAACTATGCTAATAAGTATTTTGCTGAAGCGTCATTCCGTAGAGATGGTTCTTCTAAGTTCCATAAAGATAACAGATGGGGTAACTTCTGGTCTTTAGGAGGTAGCTGGATTGTGTCAGCTGAAGATTTCTTCAAAGTTAAACAGATAGATTATTTAAAGCTTAGAGCTTCTTATGGTGAGGTTGGAGCTGATGGTGGAGCTGGTACATATGCTTATCATGCTTTATATGCCTTAGTTAAAAATGGAGGAAAACCTGCGTTATATAAATCTCAAAATGGGAACCCAAATTTACAATGGGAAACATCATCTTCATTCAATATAGGACTTGACGCAAGATTATTTAATCGCGCTAATTTTACTGTTGAATATTTTGATAAAAAATCTCAGAACTTGTTATTTGATTTAACGATGCCATTATCTAATGGTTCAATATCACCAGGAACTGCTGCTTCAACTATTAAGAGTAATATTGGAAGTATTGCAAATAGAGGTATTGAATTGTCTTTTGATGTAGATCTTATTAAGACACCTGATTTCAAATGGAACTTTGGTGCTAATGCTACTTGGTTGACAAATAAAATTACTGAGTTACCTGAGGAAAATCGTAAAAATGGAATTATCAGTGGTGATTTTTTAAGAGTTGAAGGGAAAAGTATTTATGAATTCTATTTAAATGATTTTGTAGGTGTGGATCAAATGACAGGAGATGCATTATATGTTGTTGATGACGTGAAGTATAACGTAAATGGATCAGCACCAGATAAGGATGTAGCTAAAGATTTGTCAGAAATTAACGGAGTGGTGTATACTAAAAATGCTACTTATGCTAAGAAGAGATTTGCAGGAAGTGCAATTCCAAAAATGGAAGGAAGTTTTAATACATCGTTGAGCTATAAGAATTTTTCTTTTTCTGCTTTATTTACATATAGTTTAGGAGCGAAAGTTTATGACTATTCTTACGCAGGTTTAATGTCAGCACCTACTTCTCCAGGAGCTATGCATAAAGATATATTAGGTTCTTGGGATGGAGTACCAGAAGGTATGACAACAACATCTCCTGATCGAATTGATCCAAACGGATTACCAGTTCTTGATTTTACTAGAAGTACATTAAGTAGTGCTCGTTCAACGCGTTTTATGCAGAATGGAGATTATTTAGTTATTAAAAATGTTTCTTTAGCATACGATATCCCAAAAGATGTAGTTAAGAAATTTGGTGTAAGTAATTTATCTTTAACAGCATCTGTTGAAAACTTAGCAACATTTACTAAACTAAAAGGAATGAATTCACAAATGAGTTTTGCAGGTCAAGTAATGAATTCATGGGTACCTCCTAGAACATTTATATTTGGAGTTAATGTTGGGTTCTAG
- a CDS encoding porin family protein, with protein sequence MRNLILSVCSVIVVCGTALAQDVNHDLKGNTTFSVKGGWIQSTLKGDDLEYLAIDGKISKRNNFFVGVSVDNSLSKHFGLKHELFYQQYGGRFDRELEDDVTLDAKLQMNSIRLNPISAVFKTGGLQVYAGPYVNMLVYSSLTAVDEEGNKYKDHGIFGSIDDDQEDGQYLQKMDYGIVAGAEYQFDCGFLVGASYSRGFASIFDNSNTFGLEENAGGNDLKIYNQSFNVFVGYRF encoded by the coding sequence ATGAGAAACTTAATATTAAGTGTTTGTTCAGTGATAGTAGTATGTGGTACTGCATTAGCACAAGATGTCAATCACGATTTAAAAGGAAATACTACTTTTAGTGTAAAAGGAGGTTGGATACAGTCTACGCTTAAAGGTGATGACCTAGAGTATCTAGCGATAGATGGTAAAATAAGTAAACGCAATAATTTCTTCGTAGGAGTAAGTGTAGATAATAGTTTAAGTAAACACTTCGGTTTAAAACATGAGTTGTTTTACCAGCAGTATGGAGGTCGTTTTGATAGAGAGTTAGAAGATGATGTAACATTAGATGCAAAACTTCAGATGAATAGTATTCGTCTTAATCCTATCAGTGCAGTGTTTAAGACTGGCGGATTACAAGTATATGCAGGTCCGTATGTGAATATGTTAGTGTATTCTTCACTTACAGCAGTAGATGAAGAGGGCAATAAGTATAAAGATCACGGTATCTTCGGTAGCATTGATGATGATCAAGAAGATGGACAGTACTTACAAAAGATGGACTATGGGATAGTAGCTGGTGCAGAGTATCAGTTTGACTGTGGGTTCTTAGTAGGAGCAAGTTATAGCAGAGGGTTTGCTAGTATTTTTGACAACTCTAATACATTTGGATTAGAAGAGAATGCAGGTGGGAATGACTTAAAGATATATAACCAAAGCTTTAATGTCTTCGTGGGATATAGATTCTAA
- a CDS encoding TolC family protein produces the protein MNVIKKYILVGLLSVFCNGVVFAQLHTEEVDGKTVLTYKEFLHKMSMNNLGYAAAKYNIDIAEAEVQAAKVFPDPELSFGWFDNQQKRMQMGYGFEAELSWDLELGGKRKARKNLAADQKVLAELELQEFFQTLRAESTILFLESMQNKMLYDIHKDSYESMRQVAKSDSIRYNLGQISKVDAIQSNLEAKSMYNELQDANDTWENSLIEIRNIISTQRNDTIYLPKGEFNKFDRLFNLEELITTAQNNRADFLVARQNKVVASKQVTLAKAERVIDLGLNFGVENNSFVKNAIAPTPGNTVVKAGFSVPLKFSNRKEAGLKTALYEERQAHLEYDLIELELEKEITQAYRNYLTKQKQINRFEKGMLDEAKQVFEGIKYSYQRGASSLLEVLDAQRTYNETQLAYAETLFGYASSLVELENAVGIWDIDF, from the coding sequence ATGAATGTTATTAAAAAATATATACTAGTAGGATTATTATCTGTATTCTGTAATGGGGTTGTGTTCGCACAGCTCCATACAGAGGAAGTTGATGGTAAAACGGTGTTGACATATAAAGAATTTCTTCATAAGATGTCAATGAATAACTTAGGTTATGCTGCCGCTAAATACAATATAGATATTGCGGAAGCTGAGGTACAGGCTGCTAAAGTATTCCCTGATCCGGAGCTTAGTTTTGGTTGGTTTGATAACCAACAGAAGCGTATGCAGATGGGATATGGTTTTGAGGCGGAGTTATCATGGGATCTAGAATTAGGAGGAAAGCGTAAAGCTAGAAAGAACTTAGCAGCAGATCAAAAGGTATTAGCTGAATTAGAGCTTCAAGAGTTCTTCCAAACGCTACGTGCAGAGTCGACTATCTTGTTTTTAGAATCAATGCAAAATAAGATGCTATATGATATACACAAAGATTCTTATGAGTCTATGAGACAAGTAGCGAAGTCTGATAGTATCCGATATAATCTAGGTCAGATTAGTAAAGTAGATGCTATACAAAGTAACTTAGAAGCTAAGTCTATGTATAATGAGCTTCAGGATGCCAATGATACTTGGGAAAATAGCTTGATAGAGATTAGAAATATCATTAGTACACAACGCAATGATACTATCTATTTGCCAAAAGGAGAGTTTAATAAGTTCGATAGACTATTTAATCTGGAAGAGTTAATCACTACAGCGCAAAATAATAGAGCTGACTTCTTAGTGGCTAGACAGAATAAAGTAGTAGCTAGTAAGCAAGTGACTTTAGCTAAGGCAGAGCGAGTTATAGACTTAGGACTTAATTTCGGTGTAGAGAACAATTCATTTGTAAAGAATGCCATTGCTCCAACACCTGGAAACACTGTAGTGAAAGCAGGATTCTCTGTGCCTCTTAAGTTCTCTAATCGAAAAGAAGCAGGATTAAAAACGGCTCTTTATGAAGAACGTCAAGCTCACTTAGAGTACGATCTAATAGAGTTAGAACTAGAGAAAGAGATTACTCAAGCATATAGAAACTATCTAACGAAACAAAAGCAAATCAACCGATTTGAGAAAGGGATGTTAGATGAGGCAAAACAAGTGTTTGAGGGAATTAAGTATAGTTACCAAAGAGGGGCTAGTAGTTTATTAGAAGTATTAGATGCTCAACGTACTTATAACGAAACACAATTAGCATATGCAGAAACTTTATTTGGTTATGCATCATCGTTAGTAGAGTTAGAGAATGCAGTGGGTATTTGGGATATTGATTTTTAA